In Plasmodium coatneyi strain Hackeri chromosome 4, complete sequence, the genomic window ATGAAATATGGGGAAACGTGGATAAGGATGTTAAATGTAGGGCTTTTAATCTTTGGTTACAGTACTATATAAATGAATACTGCAGTGTAGGGAATATTACTTCGGGTATAGAATTCataatggaaggaataatggAACCAATAAAAGGAATTTACGAGTGGGAAATGTGTAAGTATCCAAAGACATACGATTGGTTTGTGAATAACGAGGACAAGAACCAAGAACTACAGGGTTGTTTGTGGAACCATAATATTAAAacgaaaatacaaaaaataaatgagggGAGTTCCTGTGGAGCACAGAGGACTAGGAAGCAGGATGGAGTAGCAGTCTTTAAGTTCACATGGCCAGTAGGTGAAAACTTAACAAAGGCACTAGCAAAAGTGAAGAcaaaggtagaaaaaaatttcccccacACATCAGATGCATCAAGTCCGAAAAATCCAATGAATAAAGACGAAATAAAGTTCATAGAGGAATTATCGAAGGAAACGGTGAACGACAGAGATATAAATAAGTTCACTAGTGCATGCGAAGAAGGAAGCACAGGTATGGTAGGACTGAGAAAAGGAGCGACAGACGAGGACAAGTTTTTCTGTAAAGTAATATTGAGGAATTTAATATTGACAACCATAAAGGACGATACCGGAATAATcatggaggagaaaaaggactATTTAGACAGTATTAATCAAAGTGTACGATGTAGAATTCTTAATCTATGGTTACAAAACTATAAGGATAAACATTGCAACCCAAACGACATGTATGAATACATTGAGCGTAGAGTGGAGGAGTTGACTAAACCCATGGTAAAAGCGGGAATAGAATATAAAAAGTGTGGTTATGGGGTGGATAATGATTAttatatgaaaaatgtagACCCGTCCCTTAACAGTAAAGAGGAACAATGGAAGGCAAAAATAGTTGAAGGAATAGGGAAGATGAAATTAGGGGATAGTTGTGGTAAATCCATATATGAAAAAGGTAAGAACAGTATAAAAATACCTAAGGGAAACATACACTCCCTCCTAAGGGAACAGCCCCCCCaagggaacattaccttcctaagTAGGAAAGGAATAAGCTTTCCTAatggaggaagcaaaagTATACTTTCCTGGGGAAGGAATAACATTCCCccttaaagaaggaaggaaaggaacaatacCTTCcctaaagaggaaggaaggttgtgttagggtggttggtggaaggaaggttgttagggtggttggtggatgaatggttgttaggtgggtggtagggtggacgGAAGgttttgttaggtggttcgAATGAAAggtttaggggtggtagaatgaaaggataagtgtattagaatgaagggtctaaggacgttgttagaaggaaaggagggtctaaggaagaggaaggaaagggggaagttaCTTCCCTGTCATTATTTCACCTTTCATATAGTGTGTATCGTAGGTACGCACAAGACTTTTAGCTTAATGCTTCTTAATTACATtgaaaccttccttttttatttattttttagttcctgataaggaggggaaaaagccTACCGCAGCACCGAAAAAACCTTCTGCTGGAGATGACTTTGACCTCGGTAACGCCGTGGTAGGTGGTCCATCACCCAACAaagctggtagtagtggtagTTTTTCCGATGCCGATTTAACAgatggtgtctctggtggGGAGGCAGGAAATAGAAGGCCTCATGAGGTGGGTGGCAGAACTACCGCTCTTGCTGCCCCACTTAGTAGCAAGACAGACCCCTCAaaccttaccccataccttcctttggccCCTGTCTTCATTGGTTTTTCTGCTATGACTTATTTCCTCTGGAaggtaattaaaaaaaaaaactaatataagaaaaaaggaagaaagaacagaaaaaaaagaaaaaagaaaatatactttccgcaaagaaaaaaaataaaaagtgaaagaaaaaaaataaaaagtgaaagaaaaaaaaaaaaaagaaagaaaaaagaaaacagaaaaaaatatgaaaaacgtgagaagagaaaaacaaaaaaaaaggaaaaaagaaagagaaggaaaaaaagaaaaaaaaggagtgaataaggaaaagaatgtatgaatgaatcagtgcgggggtgtttgtaggatttcgtacTTAAGATTAAAGTTGTAGGGTATAGGAACCGCAATAGGGCCTGCTACTTAGTTGCTTAAGgatgggaaagaaaggaaacgaaaagaagaaaggaagaaaaaaaaaaaaaacgagaaggaaaaagtgaggGAGTGTAGGATTTCCTACTTAGGTTGTAAGGTTTCACAGTAAAGGTTAAGATTCCCGGTTATAAggacaacaatatggcctgctaCTTAGCTGTTTCATGttgtaaggacaacaatgtggtGGCCTcttatttagctgtttcagggtgtaagaacaGCAATATGGCCTcgtgtttagctgtttcagggtataagaacaagaatgtggcctggtattAAGCTGTTTTAGGGATGAGTTATGCATCTAAGGTgtgtatacaaaaaaaagaaaaaaaaaaaaaaaaaaggaacgtgAACGTATCAGTGAGTGTGTGTggcatttcgcatttagggtgtgAGAGTTCCGCACCTAGGATATAAGTtccggttttagggtgtgtgtacgatttcgcattttaggttgtgtgtgtaggatttttcattttaggggtgtatgtgcaggatttcgcattttagggttgtgtgtgtaggatttcgcattttaggggtgtgtatgtgtaggatttcgcattttagggtgtgtgtgtaggatttcacatttaaggctgtgtgtgtgtaggatttcacatttaaggctgtgtgtgtgtgggatttcgcattttaggggtgtgtgtgtaggatttcgcatttaaggggtTTATCTGTGTAGGATTTCCCATTTAGGgatatgtgtaggatttcgcattttaggggtgtgtatgttgGATTTGGCATTTTAgtgtttgaagtagtaattactgttgggtgtgaagaaaaattttggacccctattaaggaaaaatattctccctttttttttcttttttttttgtttagtactttggaatgctttgcaagacaagaaaacgtcacagaagagcacatcaagtacgtggtccctCCTTAaaacagcagattgttgaccatgtggaccaacctggtccacgtgaatataccttagtgaaggaacgcaaacctccTTCAacgcctataaaaaggaggaaaagacgGGGCGTTCGTCATCGTCCTGGTCGTCGTGGTgcacgtcgccgcatgattattgatattcatttagaagtcttagacgaatatcaaaagggggacaccAAACTGGTTCAGGAGGAATTCCTTGCCATTCttgttcaagaatttatgggaagcgtattcataaaagaagagaaggctcctaaggaatgtgttcctaaggaaggagttcctgaggaacaggttccaagttcagattccgggtttagggaaaaaGACTCTGTTCCTGCGGAaagtgttcctaaggaacaactttctgaagttgatgttcctaaggaacaggttccaagtttagattccgggtttagggagaaacacttttttcctaaggaaagtgttccaaaggaagttgttcgtaaggaacaggttccaagttcagctTCCGcatttagggaggaagactttcttcctaaggacgaagttcctaaggaacaggttctaAGTTCGGATTCCGGGATTAgagaggaagactttgttcctaaggacgaagttcctaaggaacaggttctaAGTTCGGATTCCGGGATTAgagaggaagactttgttcctaaggacgaagttcctaaggaacaggttctaAGTTCAGATTCCTGGTTTAGGATtgatgttcctgaggaacaggttccatgtgcagattccgggtttagggtttagggtgtaagtaaatatatttttttttttttttttcgttttgtgtattaaattgtttacatgttcatgtgtaatcacagtataagtggaagtgaaaaaaaaaaattttcatccgcactttattttgatttgtttcgtaaaattttttttttattgaaagATCCaa contains:
- a CDS encoding SICA antigen — encoded protein: MIIDIHLEVLDEYQKGDTKLVQEEFLAILVQEFMGSVFIKEEKAPKECVPKEGVPEEQVPSSDSGFREKDSVPAESVPKEQLSEVDVPKEQVPSLDSGFREKHFFPKESVPKEVVRKEQVPSSASAFREEDFLPKDEVPKEQVLSSDSGIREEDFVPKDEVPKEQVLSSDSGIREEDFVPKDEVPKEQVLSSDSWFRIDVPEEQVPCADSGFRV